From the Temnothorax longispinosus isolate EJ_2023e chromosome 6, Tlon_JGU_v1, whole genome shotgun sequence genome, one window contains:
- the Vglut gene encoding vesicular glutamate transporter 1 isoform X2, with amino-acid sequence MSRFAAAGLVAFDSFKTKASQKLSGFRKNTGGYEEFEASCENSKDNKGFEDERGYSTQPSFESLPEPERPPLRHIDTYCMPECPCLSKRYTIATLACIGFIISFGMRCNMGMAKLVMKNSTEGENNTVKFNWTVGMESALDSSFFWGYLVTQVPGGFFASLYPANKIFGTAIAISSFLNLLVPGALKVDPIVDMGVQVLKGLVEGVTYPACHGIWKYWAPPLERSRLATLAFCGSYAAMVIGMPLSGYLSSWFGWTASFYFYGVCGLIWYGFWLWLTFEKPSKHPCISARELRYIEDSLGQGQGQEQAPVPTLATTPWRKFLTSMPVYAIIVANFCRSWNFYLLVLFQPRFMHESFGMPLVETGVIGSLPHLLMTMIVPCGGLLADHLRKRGIMTTTNVRKLFNCGGFGMEALFFLVVAHATTSKNGTAATVALAIGVACSGFAISGFNVNHLDIAPRYASILMGMSNGIGTIAGLLVPFFVDNITEKKDPHSWRNVFIIAACVHIFGVTFYGIFCSGELQPWADPTLEEQKSWNPMDEFGQTKPPVPPPPRTMQSEFIKQPSRDGTVTDDWNTYEQSPAENHLYARQDSKGPVINYGSTETNRNNPFHSTNPFATDVNASFVQPPATDDYTHDIVQNQQ; translated from the exons TTCGAAGCTTCGTGCGAGAATAGCAAAGACAACAAGGGATTTGAGGATGAAAGAGGATACAGCACGCAGCCTTCATTCGAGTCACTTCCGGAGCCAGAGAGACCACCATTGCGGCATATCGATACTTATTGCATGCCAGAATGTCCATGTCTTTCCAAGAGATACACCATTGCAACGCTAGCTTGTATAG gATTCATTATTTCGTTCGGTATGAGATGTAACATGGGCATGGCCAAGCTCGTCATGAAAAACAGTACGGAAGGCGAAAATAACACTGTCAAGTTCAACTGGACGGTCGGCATGGAAAGCGCCCTTGATTCGTCATTCTTCTGGGGTTACCTCGTAACGCAAGTACCCGGTGGTTTCTTCGCGTCATTATACCCTGCTAACAAGATATTCGGCACAGCCATCGCGATATCTTCCTTTTTGAATTTGCTGGTACCCGGTGCGCTAAAGGTAGACCCTATCGTTGACATGGGTGTGCAAGTGTTGAAAGGACTGGTTGAG ggtgTTACGTATCCAGCCTGTCATGGTATTTGGAAATATTGGGCACCGCCTCTAGAGAGATCGCGTTTGGCCACATTAGCATTTTGTGGATCGTACGCCGCAATGGTGATAGGTATGCCGCTTTCTGGATACCTGAGTTCCTGGTTTGGCTGGACGGCATCGTTTTACTTCTACG GTGTCTGCGGTTTGATTTGGTATGGTTTCTGGTTGTGGTTGACCTTCGAAAAGCCGTCGAAACATCCCTGTATCTCAGCTCGCGAGTTACGTTACATCGAGGATTCGCTCGGACAAGGACAAGGACAAGAGCAAGCACCTGTGCCCACACTAGCGACGACTCCCTGGCGCAAGTTTCTCACCTCGATGCCCGTATACGCCATCATTGTCGCTAATTTCTGTAGATCGTGGAACTTTTATCTTCTGGTACTCTTCCAACCACGTTTCATGCACGAGTCTTTTGGCATGCCGCTTGTCGag ACCGGAGTCATTGGGTCGCTTCCACACTTGCTGATGACGATGATTGTACCTTGCGGCGGTTTGCTGGCGGATCACCTCCGTAAACGTGGTATCATGACAACGACAAATGTGAGGAAGCTTTTCAACTGTGGTGGTTTCGGTATGGAAGCGCTCTTTTTCCTAGTGGTGGCCCATGCGACGACATCCAAGAACGGAACCGCTGCTACGGTCGCTCTCGCGATTGGTGTCGCGTGCAGTGGTTTCGCCATCTCTGGTTTCAATGTCAATCATCTGGACATCGCACCAAGATACGCCAGTATCTTAATGGGCATGTCTAACGGGATTGGCACCATCGCTGGTCTGTTGGTTCCTTTCTTCGTGGATAATATCACGGAAAAAAAG GACCCACACAGCTGGCGGAATGTTTTCATCATAGCTGCATGTGTACACATTTTCGGAGTGACGTTCTATGGCATTTTCTGCTCCGGTGAGTTGCAACCTTGGGCCGATCCCACTTTGGAAGAACAAAAGAGCTGGAATCCCATGGATGAATTCGGCCAGACCAAACCGCCCGTTCCACCTCCGCCGAGAACTATGCAATCCGAATTCATA AAACAACCGTCCCGGGACGGAACTGTCACTGACGACTGGAATACTTACGAGCAGTCACCAGCTGAAAATCATCTGTACGCCCGACAGGACAGTAAAGGCCCCGTGATAAACTACGGCTCGACAGAGACCAACAGGAATAATCCATTTCACTCAACAAATCCATTCGCCACGGACGTTAACGCGTCTTTCGTACAACCACCGGCAACGGATGACTACACGCATGACATCGTGCAGAATCAGCAGTGA
- the Vglut gene encoding vesicular glutamate transporter 1 isoform X1, producing MSRFAAAGLVAFDSFKTKASQKLSGRFRKNTGGYEEFEASCENSKDNKGFEDERGYSTQPSFESLPEPERPPLRHIDTYCMPECPCLSKRYTIATLACIGFIISFGMRCNMGMAKLVMKNSTEGENNTVKFNWTVGMESALDSSFFWGYLVTQVPGGFFASLYPANKIFGTAIAISSFLNLLVPGALKVDPIVDMGVQVLKGLVEGVTYPACHGIWKYWAPPLERSRLATLAFCGSYAAMVIGMPLSGYLSSWFGWTASFYFYGVCGLIWYGFWLWLTFEKPSKHPCISARELRYIEDSLGQGQGQEQAPVPTLATTPWRKFLTSMPVYAIIVANFCRSWNFYLLVLFQPRFMHESFGMPLVETGVIGSLPHLLMTMIVPCGGLLADHLRKRGIMTTTNVRKLFNCGGFGMEALFFLVVAHATTSKNGTAATVALAIGVACSGFAISGFNVNHLDIAPRYASILMGMSNGIGTIAGLLVPFFVDNITEKKDPHSWRNVFIIAACVHIFGVTFYGIFCSGELQPWADPTLEEQKSWNPMDEFGQTKPPVPPPPRTMQSEFIKQPSRDGTVTDDWNTYEQSPAENHLYARQDSKGPVINYGSTETNRNNPFHSTNPFATDVNASFVQPPATDDYTHDIVQNQQ from the exons TTCGAAGCTTCGTGCGAGAATAGCAAAGACAACAAGGGATTTGAGGATGAAAGAGGATACAGCACGCAGCCTTCATTCGAGTCACTTCCGGAGCCAGAGAGACCACCATTGCGGCATATCGATACTTATTGCATGCCAGAATGTCCATGTCTTTCCAAGAGATACACCATTGCAACGCTAGCTTGTATAG gATTCATTATTTCGTTCGGTATGAGATGTAACATGGGCATGGCCAAGCTCGTCATGAAAAACAGTACGGAAGGCGAAAATAACACTGTCAAGTTCAACTGGACGGTCGGCATGGAAAGCGCCCTTGATTCGTCATTCTTCTGGGGTTACCTCGTAACGCAAGTACCCGGTGGTTTCTTCGCGTCATTATACCCTGCTAACAAGATATTCGGCACAGCCATCGCGATATCTTCCTTTTTGAATTTGCTGGTACCCGGTGCGCTAAAGGTAGACCCTATCGTTGACATGGGTGTGCAAGTGTTGAAAGGACTGGTTGAG ggtgTTACGTATCCAGCCTGTCATGGTATTTGGAAATATTGGGCACCGCCTCTAGAGAGATCGCGTTTGGCCACATTAGCATTTTGTGGATCGTACGCCGCAATGGTGATAGGTATGCCGCTTTCTGGATACCTGAGTTCCTGGTTTGGCTGGACGGCATCGTTTTACTTCTACG GTGTCTGCGGTTTGATTTGGTATGGTTTCTGGTTGTGGTTGACCTTCGAAAAGCCGTCGAAACATCCCTGTATCTCAGCTCGCGAGTTACGTTACATCGAGGATTCGCTCGGACAAGGACAAGGACAAGAGCAAGCACCTGTGCCCACACTAGCGACGACTCCCTGGCGCAAGTTTCTCACCTCGATGCCCGTATACGCCATCATTGTCGCTAATTTCTGTAGATCGTGGAACTTTTATCTTCTGGTACTCTTCCAACCACGTTTCATGCACGAGTCTTTTGGCATGCCGCTTGTCGag ACCGGAGTCATTGGGTCGCTTCCACACTTGCTGATGACGATGATTGTACCTTGCGGCGGTTTGCTGGCGGATCACCTCCGTAAACGTGGTATCATGACAACGACAAATGTGAGGAAGCTTTTCAACTGTGGTGGTTTCGGTATGGAAGCGCTCTTTTTCCTAGTGGTGGCCCATGCGACGACATCCAAGAACGGAACCGCTGCTACGGTCGCTCTCGCGATTGGTGTCGCGTGCAGTGGTTTCGCCATCTCTGGTTTCAATGTCAATCATCTGGACATCGCACCAAGATACGCCAGTATCTTAATGGGCATGTCTAACGGGATTGGCACCATCGCTGGTCTGTTGGTTCCTTTCTTCGTGGATAATATCACGGAAAAAAAG GACCCACACAGCTGGCGGAATGTTTTCATCATAGCTGCATGTGTACACATTTTCGGAGTGACGTTCTATGGCATTTTCTGCTCCGGTGAGTTGCAACCTTGGGCCGATCCCACTTTGGAAGAACAAAAGAGCTGGAATCCCATGGATGAATTCGGCCAGACCAAACCGCCCGTTCCACCTCCGCCGAGAACTATGCAATCCGAATTCATA AAACAACCGTCCCGGGACGGAACTGTCACTGACGACTGGAATACTTACGAGCAGTCACCAGCTGAAAATCATCTGTACGCCCGACAGGACAGTAAAGGCCCCGTGATAAACTACGGCTCGACAGAGACCAACAGGAATAATCCATTTCACTCAACAAATCCATTCGCCACGGACGTTAACGCGTCTTTCGTACAACCACCGGCAACGGATGACTACACGCATGACATCGTGCAGAATCAGCAGTGA